CTTGCGCAGGGGATTGCGTCGGGTGTGCCGACCGTCTATCGGGACGTACGGCCGGACGAGGGCGCGCCCGGTCTCATCGCCAAAGTTTTCGACCGGACCATCGGCACGCTGATCGAAGTGCGCAACAGCTTGTCACCGGATAGCGTCGAAGCGGCCGTCGATCTGCTGGCGAACGCGGCGCGCATCGAGTTCTACGGGGCGGGCGGCTCGGGCATTGCCGCGCAGGATATCCAGCACAAGTTTTTCCGGCTCGGCATGCCGAGCGTCGCGTACTCCGATCCGCATACCTATTCGATGTCGGCGGCGCTGCTCGGACCCGGCGATGTGGTGGTGGCGGTATCGAATACCGGCCGCACCCGCGATATCATCGAAGCCGCGCGTTCGGCGCTTGCCCGCGGCGCGAAAGTGATCGCGATCACGCATGGCAGCTCACCGCTCGCGCGGGTCGCGTCGATCTGCCTGTTCTCGAACGTGGTCGAAGAAAACGATGTGTTTTCGCCGATGACATCGCGCATGTCGCATCTGGCGATCGGCGACATTCTGGCGGTCGGCGTCGCGCTCAAGCGCGGCCCCGAGTTGGTGGAGCGGGTGGGACAGGCGAAAGGGGTGATCGGACGGTTGAGGGTCGATGGCGAGAGTTGATGCCCACGAGATAAAGAAGGCCTGCGCGATGGCAGGCCTTTGAGATCAAACAATGCGCGCTGCTCTTTACTCCGCAAATACGCGGACGTCGACGCGGCGGTTCTGCATGCGGCCTTCGGCCGTGGCATTCGATGCAACCGGATCGGCGCTCCCCAGACCTCG
This genomic stretch from Paraburkholderia dioscoreae harbors:
- a CDS encoding MurR/RpiR family transcriptional regulator — its product is MMLSQVEEMRDQLRPSERKLADYVIEAPREVLDLSMTEVAARAGVSQPTIARFCHALGFSGFREFKIRLAQGIASGVPTVYRDVRPDEGAPGLIAKVFDRTIGTLIEVRNSLSPDSVEAAVDLLANAARIEFYGAGGSGIAAQDIQHKFFRLGMPSVAYSDPHTYSMSAALLGPGDVVVAVSNTGRTRDIIEAARSALARGAKVIAITHGSSPLARVASICLFSNVVEENDVFSPMTSRMSHLAIGDILAVGVALKRGPELVERVGQAKGVIGRLRVDGES